A region of Hemicordylus capensis ecotype Gifberg chromosome 17, rHemCap1.1.pri, whole genome shotgun sequence DNA encodes the following proteins:
- the RABEPK gene encoding rab9 effector protein with kelch motifs has product MGSDCGLQELKPGETPEGASWYSLVPLGEGPCARVGHNSLYLPPLDSSGQKGKVVIVGGANPNGSFCDVYFFNLDTHSWTTPGWEGLLPRYEHAAFLPASQPTSLWVYGGASETGNRNCVQVLDLETGSWKSPKVTGTPPSPRTYHTSSAAIGDRLYVFGGGEKGADPVQDQQLHVFDSATLTWLQPEVLGNPPTPRHGHAVVAVENRLFIHGGLAGDTFYNDLFCIDITDLKWETLLATGSVPGGRAAHSAAAFQGHLYIFGGMDPTGALDTMYKYHIEQGHWTRLEFKTSLPTGRLDHSMCIIPWKASSDLNQDEAAAKENKGTAAGEGSARDRPEEQHLCLVFGGMDIKGEIYKDCKAVSCLK; this is encoded by the exons ATGGGGTCGGACTGCGGGCTGCAGGAGCTGAAGCCCGGAGAGACCCCGGAAGGCGCGAGCTG GTACTCCCTTGTCCCTCTTGGAGAGGGCCCTTGTGCCCGGGTGGGTCACAACTCTTTGTATCTGCCTCCGCTGGACTCAAGTGGCCAGAAAGGGAAAGTTGTCATCGTCGGGGGTGCGAACCCAAATGGCAGCTTCTGCGATGTATATTTCTTCAATCTTG ATACGCACAGCTGGACCACGCCTGGCTGGGAAGGCCTCTTGCCACGGTATGAGCATGCGGCCTTCCTTCCTGCAAGTCAGCCCACGAGCCTCTGGGTGTACGGAGGGGCCAGTGAAACAGGCAACAGGAACTGTGTGCAAGTTTTGGATCTGG AAACCGGAAGTTGGAAGAGTCCAAAAGTGACTGGCACGCCCCCGTCCCCTCGGACTTACCACACATCCTCAGCAGCAATTGGAGACCGACTGTATGTGTTTGGAGGAGGCGAAAAAGGGGCAGATCCCGTCCAAGACCAGCAGCTTCACGTATTTGATTCAG CCACATTGAcatggctgcagccagaagtTCTCGGCAACCCTCCCACCCCTCGGCATGGCCACGCAGTGGTGGCCGTTGAGAACAGACTCTTCATCCATGGAGGCCTGGCTGGCGATACGTTTTACAATGATCTATTCTGCATTGATATAA CTGACCTGAAGTGGGAGACGCTCCTGGCCACTGGATCTGTCCCAGGAGGGCGGGCAGCCCACTCCGCAGCTGCATTTCAGGGCCACTTGTACATTTTTGGCGGCATGGACCCAACTGGAGCGCTGGACACCATGTACAAATATCACATTG AACAGGGTCACTGGACTCGGTTAGAGTTCAAGACCTCCTTACCCACTGGACGACTGGATCATTCAATGTGCATCATTCCATGGAAAGCATCTTCTGACTTGAACCAAgatgaagcagcagcaaaggagaaCAAGGGTACCGCAGCAGGTGAAGGTTCTGCCCGTGACAGGCCAGAGGAGCAGCATCTGTGCTTGGTATTTGGTGGGATGGATATTAAAGGGGAGATCTACAAGGACTGCAAAGCTGTGAGCTGCCTTAAATAA